Genomic window (Planococcus sp. MSAK28401):
ACGGCGCCGTATAAATATCCGCGTGCGGTCGAGTTCCGCAGCGAGTTGCCAAAAACCGCATCCGGCAAGATCCGCCGCGTCGAACTGCGGCAAGCCGAAAACGCAAAAAAATAATATTTTAGCCAAAAGCCTCCGTAAGTATCGGGGGCTTTTGCTGTATTTACTTTCCAATAGGGCAGGCATATAATGGGTCTATTATTTCGTGAATAAAAATAATTTAAGAATGGTGCGCGATGCGAAGATGACTGATGAGAAAAAAGGGACATTGTTGACGATTTTGACTTACACGATTTGGGGATTTCTCCCGATATTCTGGAAGCAAGTCGACCATGTGCCCGCTGATGAATTATTGGCTGGCCGTATTTTTTGGGCGTTTTGGCTGACGCTTGGCTTTATTGTGCTGACAGGGGGCGGCAAGCGGTTTATGGATGATGTAAAGTCTTTGTGGAAATCGAAGAAAACCTTCTTCCTGCTGATGCTTGCTTCGTTCCTGATTTCGGCCAACTGGTTTTTCTATATATATGCCGTGACCAACGACCGGATCGTTGAAACCAGCCTCGGCTATTACATCAATCCGCTGATTTCCGTGCTGCTCGGCTCGTTCTTTTTAAAGGAAAAGCTGTCGCCAGCCGTGAAAATTGCATTCGTACTTGCCGCAATCGGCGTCTCGGTCATTACGATTTCCTATGGGACGCTGCCTTGGCTGGCGCTTGGCATGGCATTCAGCTTTGCGTTCTACGGATTGATCAAGAAGACCATTCAATTGAATGCGCTGAGGGGGCTCGCGATCGAGACGCTGTTCGTATTGCCGTTTGCGACCGCTTACTACATCTATTTGTTTTCGATCGACCGTGCGGCATTTCTGCATAGCGGGGTGTCGACCGACTTGCTCGTCATCCTCAGTGGTTTCCTGACTGCTTTGCCGCTATTGCTATTCGCCATGGGCGCGCCGCTCATTCCGTTGTATATGATCGGCTTCCTTCAATACATTGCCCCGAGCTTGATGCTGTTGATCGGCGTCTTTCTGTACGGGGAGCAGTTCGGCTTGATATCGGTCATTTCCTTCTCGTTCATCTGGAGTGCCTTGATCCTATTTACCGGCTCAAAAATCATGGAGGCCAGGCGGACGAGAAAGAACCGCCATTTAGTTGGTGCCGAATTTAGCGGAAAGTGAAACATTTTGAATGCTATGCCGTATAGTTAAATGGAATACTTAAGGAGGGAACTGAAACATGATGAACACAAAACGATGGATCGCCTTACTGGCCGCTGCTGCCTTGCTGGTGATATCTCTAGTCATTAACTCGGCCTTTTCAGTGCTGCAGTCGGATTTCACTTCGGGCTTTGACGATTGGACAGGCATGGAACAGACGGCTTTAAGCGAACAAGTGGTTGAATCAGGCGATGCTTCCAACCGGATTGCCGTGTTGAACGTGGACGGAGCGATCCAGGATACGGGAGAAGCTTCCGTTTTTGCCGCTGCCGGCTATAACCATGATTTGTTCATGGAGCAATTGCAAGCTGTTAAGGAAGACAGCAGCGTCAAAGGCGTTGTCTTGAAAGTCAATTCACCTGGGGGAGGGGTCGTTGAGTCTGCGCAGATTCACGACAAGATTAAGGAAATCCAGGAAGAAACCGGCAAGCCGCTTTACGTTTCGATGGGCGCAATGGCTGCCTCAGGCGGTTATTATATTGCCGCACCGGCTGAAAAGATCTTTGTCAGCGAAGAAACTTTGACAGGATCAATCGGCGTCATCATGCAAAGCGTCAATTATGGCGAACTTGCTGAACGCTACGGCGTGGATTTTGTCACCATCAAATCGGGGCCATATAAAGACATTTTGAGCCCAACGCGTGAAATGACAGATGACGAGCGTGCCCTCTTGCAAGAGATGCTCGATAGTTCTTATGAGGAATTCGTTGATGTCATCGAAGAAGGGCGCGACATGACGGAAGCAGAAGTAAAAAAATATGCGGATGGGCGCATCATGAACGGCCGCCAAGCGGTTGAAGCGAACCTGGCGGATGATTTCGGCTTTGAAGAAGATGTCATCCAGGCAATGCGCGATGATTTCGATTTAGCAGGCGGCGAAGTCTTTGAATATGGTGCCGGTGACGACTGGTCTTCACTCTTTGCGATGAAGGCAGGATCATTCTTCGGCATGGACATGGAAACGAAGTTCATCTCGGATATGCTGTCCCAAAATAGCGGGCCGCGCATGATGTATCTATACGGTGAAAACTAAGGAGGTGGAGAAGCATGACTGATCACGTCAATAATGATGCGGCGGAGCGAGCGGCTGCAACTCCGCCGGTCCGGCCGGAAAACGATAGAATCCTTTTTTATGAACGCAAGCCGGCTGGTTTCTGGATGCGCTTCTGGGCGTATTTGATCGATATCTTGGTCATTTCAGCAGTTTCTTCTATTTTAATCCGCCCGCTGTTTGCGCTCTTCGGGTGGGAGACGGCTGAGACGGCATGGTACGCCCCTTATGCGATCTTGACAGCAATTGTCTTTTACGGCTATTTTGTCTTGATGACTAAGTTTTTCGCACAGACGGTCGGCAAAATGATATTCGGTTTGCGCGTCGTTTCACTGAAAACAGAGCGTTTGTCATGGTCCACTTTATTGTTCCGCGAATGGATCGGCCGCTTCATATCAGTGACGATCTTGCCTTTGTACTGGATTGTCGGCTTTACGCCATTGAAGCAAGGCGTACATGATTTTATCGCGGATACGACGGTTGTCCACGAGGAATCTTACCGCAAACAGCAGATGGCGAGAAAACGGCTGGAAGGGTCTCAGTTGCAAGAGAGCGAAAGCATTTAGTATGATGAAGGTAATCTGAAAGGGAGGCGTTGCAATTTGGTACAAATCACATTCAAGCAAAACCCTGTAACATTGCCAGGCAATGAAGTGAAAGTAGGCGATCAGGCACCGGATTTCACGGTGTTATCGAACAGCCTGGAACCGAAGACCTTACAAGATTTCAAAGGCAAAGTGCTGTTGCTGAGTGTCGTTCCATCACTCGATACAGGAGTGTGTTCCGATCAGACAAAACGTTTCAGTGAAGAAGCGGCATCACTCGGAGAAGACGTCGAAGTGCTGACGGTTTCCTGCGATTTGCCATTCGCGCAGAAACGCTGGACAGAAATCAACGGTGTAGACTCCATCACGACATTGTCCGACCACCGCGACCTTTCATTCGGTGAAGCGTACGGCTTGACGATGCAGGAGCTGCGTTTGTTGGCACGTTCCATTTTCGTAGTCGACACAGACGGCAAAGTGGCATATGTGGAATATGTGGCAGAAGGCACCGATCACCCTGATTACGACAAAGCGCTCGAAGCAGTCAAAGCACTGACAAACTAATACCAGGAAACCCACTCTTGCCGAGTGGGTTTCCTTATTGAGGACGGAGATTTATGAATTCATCTATGGAAAGCATTTTTACGGCAATCGACAATGAAACGGTGTCGATCCAAAGACAGGAAGAAACTTCCTATTTAGAAAGTCTGCTTACGACGACCGAGCGCTGGCTGGACGGGCAATTGAGTATCGCAGAAGGCGCAACGAAAGAAGATATGCGAAAAGCGCTTCAGCTGTCGATTTTGAAAGGCATGAAAGAGCATGTCCAGCCCCATCACCAAATGACGCCGGATGCTCTCGGGTTGTTGATCGGCTACCTGGTAGAGCTATTCGTTAAGGAACAACAAGCAACTGTCCTGGACCCGGCTGCGGGCACGGGAAATCTGCTGTTCACGGTGATGAATTATTTGGACGGCCGCATGAACGGGACAGCTGTTGAACTGGACGATTTGTTGATCCGCCTGGCTTCGAATATCGGCAATTTGATTGAGCAGCCGGTGACATTTTATTTGCAGGATGCACTGCAGCCATTACTGATCGATCCGGTCGATTGCGTCGTTTCCGATTTGCCGGTCGGTTATTACCCGGACGAAGCGACTGCCTCAAATTATGAATTAAAAGCGGAGGAAGGCATGTCCTATGCCCATCATCTGTTCATTGAACAATCCTTGAAGCATACAAAAGAAGGCGGTTATTTGTTCTTTGTCATTCCAAGGAATATTTTCGAATCGCCGCTTGCCGGGCAATTGCACAGTTTCCTGAAACAACAGGCGCATATCCAAGCCGTGATGGAACTGCCGGAGAACATCTTCAAAAATGCCCAGCATGCCAAAGCCGTGTTGGTTTTGCAGAAGAAACAGGATGGCTTGAAAGCACCGAAAGAAGTGCTCCTTGCGCGCGTCCCGAATATGTCGAAGCCGGAGACGATGGCGAAATTCTTCACGCAAGTCAACGGATGGTTTAAAGAAAACAAATCATGACACAAGCCGGCCCTATCCGGATAGGGCCGGTTTTTTCGTTTCTGGAAAAAGGCAGGAACTTTCAAGCAAACGGCGAATAGCGTAAAGAGACAAGAGAACGATCAGCTTGAAAGGAGTGGGACTATGTATCAGAACATCTTATTGGCCGTTGACGGTTCGGAAAATTCCATTCGTGCAGCTAAAGAAGCAGTGAAGATCGCTAGTTTTGCCGATGGGGCGGAAGTAACGGTCGTCTATGTTTCCGATTATAAGGAAGATGAGAATGAAGTGATTCACGACGCATCAGCGATGGAATTCGATTTGGCCAGAAAGAAAAAAATTCAGCCAATTGCGGAAATGCTCGACAGGGAAAAAGTATTTCACCAAATTGAAGTGTTGCATGGCATTCCAGGCCCCGCCATCGTTAAGATGACCAAGGAAAAGGCATATGATCTTGTTGTCATCGGCAGCCGTGGGTTGTCGCCGATCCGCGAAGTGATGCTCGGCAGCGTCAGCCATAAAGTCGTCAATCATGCAGAATGCCCTGTACTTGTAGTCAAATGAAAATTGGCCCTTGCGCCTCGCGGTGATTTGGTATACTAAGAACATCTATCGGTACAAAAAGTGCCGTGAATTATGGGAGATGAGTAGATAGATGATGGAGTTGCCGAATTGCCCGACATGCGGTTCACAGTATACGTATGAAGATGCGGGGATGGTGGTGTGCCCGGAATGTGCACATGAATGGAACCCGGTTGAACAACCGCAAGAAGAAGCAGTGCGTGATGCCGTTGGAAATGTTTTGAGGGATGGGGACGCTGTTACGGTCATCAAGGATTTGAAAGTGAAAGGCAGTTCCAATACCTTGAAAATCGGCACGAAAGTCAAAAGCATCCGGCTCGTGGACGGTGACCATAATATCGATTGCAAGATCGATGGCTTCGGCGCGATGCAGCTGAAATCGCAGTTTGTGAAAAAAGCCTGATTGTTTGAATATGGATCGCACTAAAATAAAAACCGGCCATCTCCCAATTTTTAGCGGGATGGCCGGTTTTTTGTTGCTATTTATACGCCGCGCTTATTGCCCCATAACAGTGTGTGGAGTTGCGGCAGCACTTTTGCATCGTTGAGAGCGGCGGAAACCAAATGCCTGTCGATGAGCCATTGATAGCGCTCAAGCAGATGCTGGACCAGTTTCTCGTCTTCTGTCGTCTGCGTGTCATCATTGCCGACTTGCAAAAAGAATGGGAATGACGGATAACGCAGGTGCAGCTGTTCCGCGAAAAAGAAATCGGCTTCGTCAAAAACGACGACTTTCAAGCTGGCTTGAGCCGATGATAGCTTGCCGAGCATGGCATCCAGCTTAGAGTAGTCCAAAATCATGCCCGAACTCGGGGGCTTCGGAGAGACGGTGACTTCATCGATCTCCGGTAGCCAGTCTTGCCAGATGCTGCCTTGCGTTTCGACAGCCGTGCGCCAGCCATTTTCTTGGCATAGGGCAACCAGTTCCGCAATGCCTTTATGAAGTGCCGGATTGCCTCCTGAGATGGTGACATGTGAAAAGGCATCTTTGCCGAGCTCCTCAAGCTGCTGGATAATTTCGTCTGCGGTCATCATGACGCTTTTTCCTGTGCCGTCCCAAGTGAATTTGGAATCGCACCATGAACAGGAATAATCGCAGCCGGCCGTTCGGACGAACATTGTCTTCTGGCCCATGACCATGCCTTCGCCTTGGATTGTCGGGCCGAATACTTCCATTACAGGTATCTTCATGAAGACACCTCTTTCGGCCGGTATATAACATAGCTTGTCGGGGTTTCCCGAACGATGACTTGTACACAAGCAGGCTGGTTATCCGAACGGTCGAGCGTATCCTGAATCAGCTTGTGTATTTGCTGTGCGAGCTGCTCGGTCGTCGGAAAGGTATCTGTGAATTCCGGATGGTCATTCAATACGCTATGGTCGTAGCGTTTATGGATCAAGTCTTTCAATTGTTTGAAGTCGATAAGAAAGCCGGTGCCGTTCAATTGGTCGCCGGCAATCGTGATATTTAAATGGTAGGTATGGCCATGCATTTTGGCGCATTTGCCGACTTCTTCGGCAGGAATATAATGCGCAGCGGAAAAATGCATATCTTTATTTAATTCAAAGCTATAGGGGTGCGGGACCGATGGGTAGAATTGCTGCATCAAGCTTCCGCACCTGCCTTTTGGGCCAAGTACGTCTGCAAGCCTTCGTTTCGCAGTACGCAGGACGGGCATGTGCCGCATCCTGCAGCCGGAATGCCGTGGTAGCAGGTCAAGGTCTCGGTCTGGACGAACTCGAATGCGCCAAGCTTGTCGGACAGTTCCCAGACACCTGCCTTATCGAGCCACATGAGCGGCGTATGGATGACGAATTGCTTGTCCATCGATAAGTTGAGCGTGACATTGAGCGAACGGATGAAGGTATCCCGGCAATCCGGATAACCGCTGAAATCCGTCTCGCTGACACCGGTCACGAGGTGGCGCGCGCCGAATGCATCGGCGTAAATTGCCGCAAAAGACAGGAACAATAGATTGCGCCCGGGAACGAATGTGGAAGGAAGGCCATCCTTTTGCTCTTCCACTTCAATCGAATCGCGTGTCAAGGCATTAGCGGATAATTGGTTGATGAGCCCCATATCAAGGACTTGAAGCGAAACGCCCAGCGTCTCTGCGATGCGTTTGGCATGGTCGATTTCCTGCGCATGGCGCTGGCCGTAATCGAAAGTGACGGCGAGCACTTCGCTGAATTGTTCCAATGCCCAAAATAAGCAAGTAGTGCTATCTTGC
Coding sequences:
- a CDS encoding RDD family protein, which translates into the protein MTDHVNNDAAERAAATPPVRPENDRILFYERKPAGFWMRFWAYLIDILVISAVSSILIRPLFALFGWETAETAWYAPYAILTAIVFYGYFVLMTKFFAQTVGKMIFGLRVVSLKTERLSWSTLLFREWIGRFISVTILPLYWIVGFTPLKQGVHDFIADTTVVHEESYRKQQMARKRLEGSQLQESESI
- a CDS encoding universal stress protein, yielding MYQNILLAVDGSENSIRAAKEAVKIASFADGAEVTVVYVSDYKEDENEVIHDASAMEFDLARKKKIQPIAEMLDREKVFHQIEVLHGIPGPAIVKMTKEKAYDLVVIGSRGLSPIREVMLGSVSHKVVNHAECPVLVVK
- the queE gene encoding 7-carboxy-7-deazaguanine synthase QueE is translated as MKIPVMEVFGPTIQGEGMVMGQKTMFVRTAGCDYSCSWCDSKFTWDGTGKSVMMTADEIIQQLEELGKDAFSHVTISGGNPALHKGIAELVALCQENGWRTAVETQGSIWQDWLPEIDEVTVSPKPPSSGMILDYSKLDAMLGKLSSAQASLKVVVFDEADFFFAEQLHLRYPSFPFFLQVGNDDTQTTEDEKLVQHLLERYQWLIDRHLVSAALNDAKVLPQLHTLLWGNKRGV
- a CDS encoding class I SAM-dependent methyltransferase, whose product is MNSSMESIFTAIDNETVSIQRQEETSYLESLLTTTERWLDGQLSIAEGATKEDMRKALQLSILKGMKEHVQPHHQMTPDALGLLIGYLVELFVKEQQATVLDPAAGTGNLLFTVMNYLDGRMNGTAVELDDLLIRLASNIGNLIEQPVTFYLQDALQPLLIDPVDCVVSDLPVGYYPDEATASNYELKAEEGMSYAHHLFIEQSLKHTKEGGYLFFVIPRNIFESPLAGQLHSFLKQQAHIQAVMELPENIFKNAQHAKAVLVLQKKQDGLKAPKEVLLARVPNMSKPETMAKFFTQVNGWFKENKS
- a CDS encoding zinc ribbon domain-containing protein YjdM — encoded protein: MMELPNCPTCGSQYTYEDAGMVVCPECAHEWNPVEQPQEEAVRDAVGNVLRDGDAVTVIKDLKVKGSSNTLKIGTKVKSIRLVDGDHNIDCKIDGFGAMQLKSQFVKKA
- the sppA gene encoding signal peptide peptidase SppA: MNTKRWIALLAAAALLVISLVINSAFSVLQSDFTSGFDDWTGMEQTALSEQVVESGDASNRIAVLNVDGAIQDTGEASVFAAAGYNHDLFMEQLQAVKEDSSVKGVVLKVNSPGGGVVESAQIHDKIKEIQEETGKPLYVSMGAMAASGGYYIAAPAEKIFVSEETLTGSIGVIMQSVNYGELAERYGVDFVTIKSGPYKDILSPTREMTDDERALLQEMLDSSYEEFVDVIEEGRDMTEAEVKKYADGRIMNGRQAVEANLADDFGFEEDVIQAMRDDFDLAGGEVFEYGAGDDWSSLFAMKAGSFFGMDMETKFISDMLSQNSGPRMMYLYGEN
- the tpx gene encoding thiol peroxidase, giving the protein MVQITFKQNPVTLPGNEVKVGDQAPDFTVLSNSLEPKTLQDFKGKVLLLSVVPSLDTGVCSDQTKRFSEEAASLGEDVEVLTVSCDLPFAQKRWTEINGVDSITTLSDHRDLSFGEAYGLTMQELRLLARSIFVVDTDGKVAYVEYVAEGTDHPDYDKALEAVKALTN
- the queC gene encoding 7-cyano-7-deazaguanine synthase QueC; the protein is MKNEKAVVVFSGGQDSTTCLFWALEQFSEVLAVTFDYGQRHAQEIDHAKRIAETLGVSLQVLDMGLINQLSANALTRDSIEVEEQKDGLPSTFVPGRNLLFLSFAAIYADAFGARHLVTGVSETDFSGYPDCRDTFIRSLNVTLNLSMDKQFVIHTPLMWLDKAGVWELSDKLGAFEFVQTETLTCYHGIPAAGCGTCPSCVLRNEGLQTYLAQKAGAEA
- the queD gene encoding 6-carboxytetrahydropterin synthase QueD yields the protein MMQQFYPSVPHPYSFELNKDMHFSAAHYIPAEEVGKCAKMHGHTYHLNITIAGDQLNGTGFLIDFKQLKDLIHKRYDHSVLNDHPEFTDTFPTTEQLAQQIHKLIQDTLDRSDNQPACVQVIVRETPTSYVIYRPKEVSS
- the rarD gene encoding EamA family transporter RarD, with product MTDEKKGTLLTILTYTIWGFLPIFWKQVDHVPADELLAGRIFWAFWLTLGFIVLTGGGKRFMDDVKSLWKSKKTFFLLMLASFLISANWFFYIYAVTNDRIVETSLGYYINPLISVLLGSFFLKEKLSPAVKIAFVLAAIGVSVITISYGTLPWLALGMAFSFAFYGLIKKTIQLNALRGLAIETLFVLPFATAYYIYLFSIDRAAFLHSGVSTDLLVILSGFLTALPLLLFAMGAPLIPLYMIGFLQYIAPSLMLLIGVFLYGEQFGLISVISFSFIWSALILFTGSKIMEARRTRKNRHLVGAEFSGK